A portion of the Acidisarcina polymorpha genome contains these proteins:
- a CDS encoding PQQ-dependent sugar dehydrogenase, with translation MPALRNALVLALTTATIGSPAWMRAQANQGTTITGKAAFTDYSQESPGTRRKITVADLPAPYATTSVDNGPDLVPKPADAWPKAPAGFKVEQYAVGLDEPRLIRTAPNGDLFVADSEVNRKQYTGKIRVFRGVDSKGKAKQVGIYATGLAQPFGLAFYPLGPNPKWLYVGNTDTIFRFPYKNGDMKASGPAEKLTDLPGGGRLRGGGHWTRDIVFSKDGTIMFVSVGSHSNVDDPDTHPEEFHRADVLEYTPEGKFIKVYASGIRNCVGEAIQPETGDLWCSTNERDALGDNLVPDYITHVQEGGFYGWPWYYMGSNHDPRLAGKHPELSGKVLVPDILLQPHFASLELTFYEGSEFPADYKGDIFAAEHGSWNKSKRAGYEVIMAPVKDGKATGEYEDFLTGFVTSSGNVWGRPVGVTVAQDGSLFVTDDGSKSIWHVTYTGASSSTGTR, from the coding sequence ATGCCCGCTCTCCGCAATGCCCTCGTCCTCGCCTTGACCACAGCCACCATCGGTTCTCCGGCCTGGATGCGCGCGCAGGCAAATCAAGGAACGACCATCACGGGAAAAGCCGCATTCACTGACTACTCTCAGGAATCTCCTGGCACTCGCAGGAAGATCACCGTCGCTGATCTGCCTGCTCCCTACGCGACAACTTCGGTGGATAATGGCCCTGACCTGGTTCCCAAGCCTGCAGACGCGTGGCCAAAGGCGCCAGCGGGCTTCAAAGTTGAGCAGTATGCCGTAGGACTCGACGAGCCCCGGCTGATCCGGACGGCTCCAAATGGCGACCTCTTCGTTGCCGACAGTGAAGTCAACCGTAAGCAGTACACCGGTAAAATCCGCGTCTTCCGCGGTGTGGATAGTAAGGGGAAGGCCAAGCAGGTAGGAATTTACGCCACCGGACTTGCTCAGCCTTTCGGTCTGGCCTTCTATCCGCTCGGGCCGAATCCAAAGTGGCTGTACGTCGGCAATACCGATACGATCTTTCGCTTCCCCTACAAAAATGGTGACATGAAGGCGAGTGGCCCGGCAGAAAAGCTCACCGACCTGCCTGGCGGTGGCCGCCTTCGTGGAGGCGGTCACTGGACACGCGACATTGTCTTCTCGAAAGACGGCACGATCATGTTTGTTTCGGTGGGTTCGCACTCGAACGTGGATGATCCGGATACTCATCCGGAAGAGTTTCATCGCGCCGACGTCCTCGAATATACCCCCGAGGGGAAATTCATCAAAGTGTACGCGTCCGGTATAAGAAACTGCGTTGGCGAGGCCATTCAGCCCGAAACCGGAGATCTATGGTGCTCGACCAATGAACGCGACGCACTCGGCGATAACCTGGTGCCCGACTACATCACTCACGTGCAGGAAGGCGGCTTTTATGGGTGGCCCTGGTACTACATGGGCAGCAATCACGATCCCCGCCTGGCTGGTAAGCATCCTGAACTGAGTGGCAAGGTGCTGGTGCCGGACATCCTCCTGCAGCCCCACTTCGCTTCCCTCGAGCTGACCTTCTACGAAGGATCGGAGTTTCCCGCCGACTATAAGGGCGACATCTTCGCCGCCGAGCACGGCTCCTGGAACAAGTCGAAACGCGCAGGCTATGAAGTCATCATGGCTCCGGTCAAGGATGGCAAAGCGACAGGAGAGTACGAGGACTTCCTGACCGGATTTGTGACCTCCTCTGGCAACGTCTGGGGCCGGCCGGTAGGAGTGACTGTCGCTCAGGATGGCTCGCTCTTTGTGACCGACGATGGTTCGAAGTCGATCTGGCACGTAACCTACACTGGCGCGAGCAGCAGCACTGGAACAAGATAG
- a CDS encoding putative quinol monooxygenase — protein sequence MDKFALWAQLEAKPGKEQEVEAFLKSAQPLAVSEAGTTTWYALKIGPSKYGIFDTFADENGRNAHLNGEIAKALFAKAEELFAKAPEIDKPEILAAKAPGA from the coding sequence ATGGATAAATTCGCGTTATGGGCGCAGCTTGAAGCCAAGCCCGGGAAAGAACAGGAAGTCGAAGCCTTCCTGAAATCGGCTCAGCCGCTGGCAGTCAGCGAAGCCGGCACAACCACCTGGTACGCCCTCAAGATCGGCCCTTCAAAATACGGGATCTTCGACACATTTGCCGATGAGAACGGCCGGAACGCACATCTGAATGGGGAGATCGCCAAGGCGCTGTTCGCCAAGGCGGAAGAGCTTTTTGCGAAAGCTCCGGAGATTGATAAACCGGAGATCCTGGCGGCGAAAGCCCCTGGAGCTTAA
- the tuf gene encoding elongation factor Tu, translating into MAKEKFDRSKPHVNVGTIGHIDHGKTTLTAAITKVLSKHNPNIKFRSFDTIDNAPEERERGITIATAHVEYETPNRHYAHVDCPGHADYIKNMITGAAQMDGGILVVAATDGPMPQTKEHVLLARQVGVPSLVVFLNKCDAVDDPELIDLVEMEVRELLSKYDFPGDDVPVIRGSALGGLNGEPEWEAKIDELMDAVDKYVPLPARAIDQPFLMPIEDIFSISGRGTVVTGRIERGKVKVGEEAEIVGFRDTRKTVVTGVEMFKKQLDEGLAGDNAGLLLRGIAKEDVERGMVLAKPGSIKPHTQFKGEIYVLSKEEGGRHTPFFNGYRPQFYFRTTDVTGTAKLPEGTEMVMPGDNVQLEITLHTPVAMEKGLRFAIREGGRTVGAGTISEIIK; encoded by the coding sequence ATGGCGAAGGAGAAGTTTGACCGTTCGAAGCCGCATGTGAATGTTGGGACGATCGGGCACATTGATCATGGCAAGACGACGTTGACGGCGGCGATCACGAAGGTGTTGTCGAAGCACAACCCGAACATCAAGTTTCGTTCGTTCGACACGATTGACAATGCTCCGGAAGAGCGGGAGCGCGGTATCACGATTGCCACGGCGCACGTGGAGTATGAGACGCCCAACCGGCATTATGCGCACGTCGATTGCCCGGGCCACGCTGATTACATCAAGAACATGATCACCGGCGCGGCGCAGATGGATGGCGGGATTCTGGTGGTTGCGGCGACCGATGGTCCGATGCCGCAGACCAAGGAGCACGTGCTGTTGGCACGCCAGGTTGGCGTTCCTTCGCTGGTGGTGTTCTTGAACAAGTGCGATGCGGTCGATGATCCTGAATTGATTGACCTGGTCGAGATGGAAGTTCGCGAGCTCTTGTCGAAGTACGATTTTCCGGGCGACGATGTGCCGGTGATTCGCGGTTCGGCTCTGGGCGGCTTGAACGGCGAGCCGGAGTGGGAAGCGAAGATCGATGAGCTGATGGACGCGGTCGACAAGTACGTGCCGCTACCCGCGCGGGCGATCGACCAGCCGTTCCTGATGCCGATCGAAGACATCTTCTCGATCTCGGGACGCGGCACGGTGGTGACCGGGCGTATCGAGCGCGGCAAGGTGAAGGTGGGCGAAGAGGCTGAGATTGTCGGCTTCCGCGACACCCGCAAGACGGTTGTGACCGGCGTTGAGATGTTCAAGAAGCAGCTCGATGAGGGTCTGGCGGGCGACAATGCCGGACTGCTGTTGCGCGGCATTGCCAAGGAAGATGTCGAGCGCGGCATGGTGCTGGCGAAGCCCGGATCGATCAAGCCGCACACCCAGTTCAAGGGCGAGATTTATGTCTTGTCGAAGGAAGAGGGCGGCCGGCATACTCCGTTCTTTAACGGCTATCGTCCGCAGTTTTACTTCCGCACCACCGACGTGACCGGAACGGCGAAGCTGCCGGAAGGCACGGAGATGGTGATGCCGGGGGACAATGTGCAGCTTGAGATTACGCTGCATACGCCGGTGGCGATGGAGAAGGGCCTGCGCTTCGCAATTCGCGAAGGCGGCCGCACGGTCGGCGCCGGGACGATCTCGGAAATTATCAAGTAA
- the rpmG gene encoding 50S ribosomal protein L33 → MREIVTLQCPVCKERNYSTTKNKKTTTGRLEFSKFCNRCRKHTDHKETK, encoded by the coding sequence ATGCGAGAAATAGTGACGCTTCAGTGCCCTGTGTGCAAGGAACGTAATTACTCGACAACGAAGAACAAGAAGACCACCACCGGCCGGCTTGAGTTCTCGAAGTTTTGTAATCGTTGCCGTAAGCACACCGATCACAAAGAAACGAAGTAA
- the secE gene encoding preprotein translocase subunit SecE produces the protein MWFAEADHQALDKEFMAKALAPANDDLSSKPQGKLTNTASPVPGQVAGNIQKMRDFLQDVRGEMRKVVTPSRAEVQSTTIVVLVTVFAFAGYFYLVDSILGRGIQAVLHWMGASQ, from the coding sequence ATGTGGTTTGCGGAAGCAGACCACCAGGCTCTCGACAAGGAATTTATGGCGAAGGCGTTAGCACCGGCGAACGACGATCTTTCGAGCAAGCCGCAAGGCAAGTTGACCAATACGGCATCGCCCGTTCCCGGCCAAGTCGCCGGAAACATCCAGAAGATGCGGGACTTTCTCCAGGATGTCCGCGGAGAGATGCGCAAGGTCGTCACTCCTTCCCGGGCGGAGGTCCAGTCAACAACGATTGTGGTGCTGGTGACGGTCTTTGCCTTCGCTGGATACTTCTATCTGGTGGACTCAATCCTCGGTCGCGGCATTCAAGCGGTCTTGCATTGGATGGGTGCCTCGCAGTGA
- the nusG gene encoding transcription termination/antitermination protein NusG yields the protein MAEEVIGAAAEGESPEKLGPPANENFKWYIIHAYSGFERKVRESLEGRIQAFGLQNRIGRIMIPTEPVSEIVNGKKRTIERVFLPGYVLVEMDLDNDLWHVIKNTPRVTGFLGTGDKPVALSEEEVSSILFRSETSKEKPRLKIKFEKNESVRITDGPFANFNGVVDEVNEDRETVKVMVTIFGRSTPVELEFNKVEKVV from the coding sequence ATGGCGGAAGAAGTTATAGGCGCAGCAGCCGAAGGCGAGAGCCCCGAGAAACTCGGACCCCCAGCCAACGAAAATTTTAAGTGGTATATCATCCACGCCTACTCCGGTTTTGAGCGTAAGGTGCGCGAGTCGCTCGAGGGGCGTATCCAGGCATTCGGGCTGCAGAACCGGATCGGTCGCATCATGATCCCGACTGAACCCGTCTCCGAGATTGTCAATGGCAAGAAGCGCACCATTGAGCGGGTATTTCTTCCGGGCTACGTGCTGGTCGAGATGGATCTCGATAACGATCTCTGGCATGTCATCAAGAACACGCCGCGCGTGACTGGTTTTCTTGGGACCGGCGACAAACCCGTGGCGCTGAGCGAGGAAGAGGTCAGTTCCATTCTCTTTCGCTCGGAGACTTCGAAAGAGAAGCCGCGGCTCAAGATCAAGTTCGAGAAGAACGAATCGGTACGGATCACCGATGGGCCGTTTGCCAACTTCAACGGCGTGGTGGATGAGGTTAATGAAGACCGCGAAACCGTCAAGGTCATGGTGACGATCTTCGGTCGTTCGACCCCGGTGGAACTGGAATTCAACAAGGTTGAAAAGGTCGTTTAA
- the rplK gene encoding 50S ribosomal protein L11, producing MAPKKIQTLVKLQIEAGKATPAPPVGPALGQAQVNIMEFCKQFNARTQTKEMAGLTIPVVITVYVDRSFTFITKTPPAPVLLKKAANLAKGSGVPNKTKVGSVTEAQIREIATQKMPDLNAASVEAAMKSIRGTARSMGIDVVA from the coding sequence ATGGCACCGAAGAAGATACAAACACTTGTCAAGCTGCAGATCGAGGCTGGTAAGGCTACGCCTGCTCCCCCGGTTGGCCCGGCGCTCGGTCAGGCCCAGGTCAACATCATGGAATTCTGCAAGCAGTTCAATGCTCGCACCCAGACCAAGGAGATGGCGGGTCTCACCATCCCTGTAGTCATCACGGTGTACGTCGATCGCAGCTTTACCTTCATCACCAAGACGCCTCCGGCGCCGGTGCTGCTGAAGAAGGCCGCGAACCTTGCCAAGGGTTCCGGAGTGCCGAACAAGACGAAAGTCGGAAGCGTCACTGAGGCCCAGATCCGTGAGATTGCTACGCAGAAGATGCCTGATCTCAATGCCGCCTCGGTGGAAGCAGCGATGAAGAGCATTCGCGGCACGGCGCGTTCGATGGGCATCGACGTTGTTGCCTAG
- a CDS encoding GNAT family N-acetyltransferase — MSLGLPAKPAIDTTPVLLEGERVRLEPLTLDHLPELAEVAFEPTIWRWMSVWVTNDEELELFVAKALADARAGSAVVWVTRSKSDGKVAGATRLYDISQQHRTMELGFTWLHPNYHRTGVNVEAKYLQLGHAFQGMNAARVAFKTHHENMRSQRAIAALGAKPEGTFRNHMIMPDGSVRHSVWYSIIREEWPVVKASLEARLARHR; from the coding sequence ATGAGCCTCGGGTTACCCGCCAAACCCGCTATAGATACGACTCCGGTATTGCTCGAAGGTGAGCGGGTCCGGCTCGAACCGCTGACTCTGGATCATCTTCCCGAGTTGGCGGAGGTCGCGTTTGAACCAACGATCTGGCGTTGGATGAGTGTCTGGGTCACGAATGATGAGGAGTTGGAGTTGTTTGTCGCCAAGGCGTTAGCGGATGCGCGGGCGGGGAGTGCCGTGGTGTGGGTCACTCGTTCGAAATCCGATGGCAAGGTCGCTGGCGCTACCCGCCTCTACGACATATCTCAACAGCACCGGACCATGGAGCTAGGCTTCACCTGGCTGCACCCCAACTATCACCGTACCGGCGTGAATGTGGAAGCCAAGTACCTGCAGTTGGGCCATGCGTTTCAGGGCATGAACGCGGCACGAGTCGCCTTCAAAACGCATCACGAGAACATGAGGTCCCAGCGGGCGATCGCCGCTTTGGGCGCCAAGCCAGAAGGCACCTTTCGCAATCATATGATCATGCCCGATGGCAGCGTTCGCCATAGTGTGTGGTATAGCATCATCCGCGAAGAATGGCCCGTGGTGAAAGCCAGCCTTGAAGCGCGCCTCGCTCGTCATAGGTAA
- a CDS encoding VWA domain-containing protein: protein MNLYRGKASYSWNAQRRAGRRMLLLTLTIFLCWTASGNAQQGSSTQPSAPQQQQTPPAQQPDQSTPDAGGPGGDNGVIALPKKKEKEPEPPPPPEPKVKNPPELNNFSLRVDVPVVTVDVGVILEKTHQFVPNLKEPNFRVFEDGVAQTLTGFQRIQAPITAVLLCEFAAKSYAFIYDMRNAAYSFAQQLKPDDYVAVMTFDMRTQILTDFTQDKRVIAQSLNSLIIPGFSETNVFDALYETLDRVSRIEGRKYIILIASGRDTFSKITLDKMLAKIKATPNVTIFAVGTGQAARIMSNMSGPREMDYLQADNQMTTFARMTGGMAFFPRFAGEMPDIFHTINDTIRSQYELSYKPTNAKQDGTYRKLRVELVDDEGQPLKMQDEKHKPLKYDIIARDGYKAKQQVE, encoded by the coding sequence ATGAATTTGTACCGAGGCAAGGCCTCTTACTCCTGGAATGCCCAACGCCGCGCCGGTCGCCGGATGCTGCTTCTAACGCTGACGATTTTCTTATGCTGGACAGCCTCTGGAAACGCTCAGCAAGGCTCTTCGACGCAGCCTTCCGCGCCTCAGCAGCAGCAGACGCCGCCTGCCCAGCAGCCCGACCAAAGCACACCCGATGCCGGCGGTCCCGGAGGGGACAATGGTGTCATCGCCTTGCCCAAGAAGAAGGAGAAGGAGCCCGAACCGCCTCCACCGCCCGAGCCGAAGGTGAAGAACCCACCTGAGCTCAATAACTTCTCGCTGCGAGTGGACGTCCCCGTGGTCACCGTGGATGTAGGCGTCATCCTGGAGAAGACACACCAGTTCGTGCCCAATTTGAAAGAGCCGAATTTTCGTGTCTTCGAGGACGGCGTGGCGCAAACCCTCACTGGGTTTCAGCGGATCCAGGCCCCCATCACGGCGGTACTGCTTTGCGAGTTCGCCGCGAAAAGCTATGCATTTATCTACGACATGAGGAATGCGGCCTATAGCTTTGCCCAGCAACTGAAACCAGATGATTATGTCGCGGTCATGACTTTCGACATGCGGACGCAAATTCTCACCGATTTTACCCAGGACAAGCGCGTCATTGCCCAGTCCCTGAACTCCCTGATCATCCCCGGTTTCAGTGAGACCAACGTCTTTGACGCCCTCTATGAGACCCTCGACCGGGTCAGCCGGATTGAAGGCCGCAAGTACATCATTCTGATCGCTTCGGGACGTGATACCTTTAGCAAAATCACTCTGGATAAGATGTTGGCCAAGATTAAGGCAACGCCTAATGTGACCATCTTTGCGGTCGGCACCGGCCAGGCGGCGCGCATCATGTCGAACATGAGCGGTCCCCGCGAGATGGACTACCTTCAGGCCGACAACCAGATGACTACCTTCGCGCGAATGACTGGAGGCATGGCGTTCTTTCCCCGTTTCGCCGGAGAAATGCCCGATATCTTTCACACTATTAACGACACGATTCGCAGCCAGTACGAGTTGAGCTACAAGCCGACCAATGCCAAACAGGACGGCACGTATCGGAAGCTCAGGGTCGAGCTCGTCGATGATGAAGGGCAGCCGCTCAAGATGCAGGACGAGAAGCACAAGCCGCTGAAGTACGACATCATCGCTCGTGATGGCTATAAGGCGAAGCAGCAGGTGGAATAG
- a CDS encoding SpoIVB peptidase S55 domain-containing protein produces MSVEIFFAVSIAFSSAFSMCAQNTAPANQLPATPPPSLAAGVFPLDQVHRGLHGIAYTVFEGTKPEAMDVEILGVLRNALGPGQDLILSRLGGAKPEYTGVVAGMSGSPVYIDGKLLGALSYRIGQFSKEPIAGITPIQQMFQVRDQPAVPATAETFSRQTAPQAATPTADAATMEPIETPLVFSGFSPEAIKLWQDHLTSSGMTAVAGLGGSSGEASGTSNTNQPESNPLVPGSAVSAVLVRGDLDISATCTVTYVDTKQVLACGHPITQFGPVAMPMTKAEVLATLPSPLNAFKIINTTDTIGSFTQDRQSAIGGLLGTTARMVPVSVVVSGLNASAGNEGHTRKLHFEVIDNPQITPVAVMVSIYQSLLASNNYAAETSYRMKGTIDVDGFPPVHLDSLLAPSDQLPASLATALSVGEHFSQLYGNAARLTNVRSVSIDIEAISGRQSLQIESVRSSANLVHAGDTITIEATLRPYHGETKNLRVPVKLPATLPAGPLRVVVSDAGTLDRITLAARPGAPPLNIADSIAQINSLHPNDRLYVTLLEPSPQAVLDGRTLAALPISMANVFEPLRGNQEMSLSGESAIPVASVGVDGMLTGQQVISLQIE; encoded by the coding sequence TTGTCCGTTGAAATCTTCTTTGCCGTCAGCATCGCTTTCAGCAGTGCCTTCTCGATGTGCGCCCAAAACACGGCGCCCGCGAATCAGTTGCCTGCCACTCCGCCGCCGTCCCTGGCAGCGGGTGTCTTTCCGCTTGATCAAGTCCATCGCGGATTGCACGGGATAGCTTACACGGTTTTTGAGGGAACGAAACCGGAAGCCATGGACGTGGAGATTCTTGGAGTTCTGCGCAATGCGCTCGGACCGGGGCAGGACCTCATCCTTTCGCGCCTGGGCGGGGCCAAGCCGGAATATACGGGGGTGGTCGCCGGCATGAGCGGCAGCCCGGTTTACATCGACGGCAAGCTGCTAGGAGCGCTCTCCTACCGGATCGGTCAATTCAGCAAAGAACCGATTGCCGGGATCACGCCTATCCAGCAGATGTTCCAGGTGCGTGACCAACCGGCGGTTCCAGCGACAGCAGAGACTTTCAGCCGGCAAACAGCGCCGCAGGCGGCAACTCCGACGGCCGATGCAGCCACAATGGAGCCGATCGAGACTCCTCTGGTGTTTAGCGGATTTAGCCCGGAGGCGATCAAACTCTGGCAGGATCACCTTACCTCCTCAGGGATGACGGCAGTCGCGGGTCTGGGAGGAAGTAGCGGCGAGGCGAGTGGCACTTCGAACACCAATCAACCGGAGAGCAATCCCCTGGTTCCAGGATCCGCTGTGAGCGCGGTGCTGGTTCGCGGCGATCTCGACATCTCCGCCACTTGCACCGTGACTTATGTGGACACTAAGCAGGTTCTCGCCTGCGGACACCCGATTACCCAATTCGGCCCAGTCGCGATGCCGATGACCAAGGCGGAGGTGCTGGCCACGCTTCCCTCGCCGCTCAATGCCTTCAAAATCATCAACACGACGGACACCATCGGCTCCTTCACCCAGGATCGGCAGTCGGCAATCGGTGGACTTCTCGGAACGACCGCGAGGATGGTTCCTGTCAGCGTCGTGGTGAGCGGATTGAACGCGAGCGCAGGGAACGAGGGACATACCCGAAAGCTCCACTTCGAGGTCATCGACAACCCGCAGATCACTCCGGTAGCCGTCATGGTCTCCATTTACCAGTCGCTACTGGCCAGCAACAACTATGCTGCTGAGACGAGTTACCGCATGAAAGGCACGATCGACGTTGACGGCTTCCCGCCTGTACACCTCGATTCCCTGCTCGCCCCAAGCGATCAGCTTCCGGCGTCGCTGGCCACGGCACTTTCTGTAGGCGAGCATTTCTCGCAACTTTATGGGAATGCAGCCCGGCTCACCAATGTGCGTTCCGTGAGCATCGATATCGAGGCCATCTCCGGCCGGCAATCGCTCCAGATCGAGAGCGTTCGCAGTTCAGCGAACCTGGTCCATGCCGGAGATACGATCACCATCGAGGCTACGCTGCGACCCTATCACGGGGAGACCAAGAATCTGCGCGTCCCGGTAAAATTGCCGGCGACGCTCCCTGCCGGTCCGCTCCGAGTGGTGGTGAGCGATGCTGGAACCCTCGATCGCATCACGCTTGCGGCGCGCCCGGGTGCTCCCCCCTTGAATATCGCCGACAGCATCGCGCAGATCAATAGCCTTCATCCGAATGACCGGTTATACGTGACCCTGCTCGAGCCCTCACCGCAGGCAGTGCTCGATGGACGGACTCTCGCCGCCCTCCCTATTTCCATGGCGAATGTCTTTGAGCCGCTTCGCGGGAATCAGGAGATGTCCTTGAGTGGCGAATCCGCCATTCCCGTGGCATCTGTCGGGGTCGATGGCATGTTGACCGGTCAGCAGGTGATCTCATTACAGATCGAGTAG
- a CDS encoding NAD(P)-dependent alcohol dehydrogenase, whose protein sequence is MALIHGYATHAAGAELLPYKYEAGELKPTDIEVKVTHCGVCHSDLHLIDNDWGISQYPFIPGHEIVGTVSKVGTEAYEFEVGDRVGIGWQANSCGHCEWCRKGLENLCAKSQGTCVHRHGGFADSVSVNSRFVFPIPAALESEHVAPLLCAGITVYNPLREYQVNPTSRVGIIGIGGLGHIALQFARAFGAYVTGFSTSANKEQEALSLGAHQFVNTRDSKGLKSLVGHFDLILSTINADQDWTAYLHALRPTGTLVFVGAPPSPLTLPVAPLTSCQRKIAGSSGGSPWQIREMLDVAARHGIKAQTERFTFDKVNLALSKLRKNQIRYRAVLAS, encoded by the coding sequence ATGGCTTTGATACACGGATACGCTACGCACGCGGCTGGCGCAGAACTGCTCCCTTATAAGTATGAAGCTGGGGAGCTGAAGCCTACTGACATCGAAGTAAAAGTCACGCACTGCGGCGTCTGCCACAGCGACTTGCATTTGATCGACAATGACTGGGGCATCAGCCAGTACCCGTTCATCCCAGGCCACGAAATCGTGGGCACTGTCTCGAAGGTGGGCACTGAAGCTTACGAATTCGAGGTGGGCGATCGAGTCGGCATCGGCTGGCAGGCAAACTCCTGTGGACATTGCGAGTGGTGCCGTAAAGGACTTGAAAACCTCTGTGCGAAGAGCCAGGGTACCTGCGTTCATCGCCACGGGGGATTCGCCGATAGTGTGAGCGTGAACAGCCGTTTTGTTTTTCCGATCCCCGCTGCATTGGAAAGCGAACACGTGGCGCCGCTGCTGTGCGCCGGGATCACTGTGTACAATCCATTGCGCGAGTATCAGGTCAATCCCACTTCCCGGGTTGGCATCATCGGAATCGGCGGATTGGGCCACATTGCCCTGCAATTTGCGCGGGCTTTCGGCGCATATGTCACCGGCTTTTCAACCTCCGCGAATAAGGAACAGGAGGCGCTCAGCCTGGGAGCGCATCAGTTCGTCAATACCCGCGATTCCAAGGGACTCAAAAGCCTTGTGGGACATTTCGACCTTATCCTCTCGACGATCAACGCCGACCAGGACTGGACTGCGTACCTGCATGCTTTGCGACCGACCGGCACTCTGGTCTTCGTAGGAGCACCGCCAAGTCCGCTGACTCTGCCTGTAGCTCCGTTAACGAGTTGTCAACGCAAGATCGCGGGGAGCTCTGGCGGAAGTCCCTGGCAAATTCGAGAGATGCTGGATGTGGCAGCCAGGCATGGGATCAAAGCCCAGACCGAGCGCTTTACCTTCGATAAAGTTAACCTCGCCTTGAGCAAGCTACGCAAGAATCAGATCCGTTATCGCGCTGTTTTGGCGAGCTAG
- a CDS encoding CPBP family intramembrane glutamic endopeptidase, translating to MSTADVSGKVAPGRVRALLYFLVAAGFFLLAERIAGSAANGLSSGDWKELIYRFILLFVLLLGFWAMGYIFQRQRTPLRSMGLIRRPTALQEFGIGAAFGWGAMVACVLPIALLGGMTITFWTGPRQFGLLFLDLATLLVAALAEEVAFRGYPFQRLIEAMGPVMATMVVSVIFAAVHLSNPDATFASTLTTALAGWLLSLAYLRTRALWLPWGLHFAWNASMGILFGLPVSGLRIFSPVISTNAHGPFWLTGDGYGPEGSLITVIVLLISVGALMAVTKSYAYQYAQPVIVPGGIPVDIDAAMKRQHEEAMATPAEVATPRLVQILPASSPTHPAVVEPGSESILEGRSYPEEEPQRGAVGE from the coding sequence TTGAGTACGGCCGATGTCTCGGGGAAGGTCGCTCCTGGCCGGGTTCGAGCCCTCCTCTACTTCTTGGTCGCGGCAGGATTTTTCCTGCTTGCGGAGCGCATCGCCGGCAGTGCCGCCAACGGATTGTCTTCCGGCGATTGGAAGGAGTTGATTTACCGCTTCATTCTCCTGTTTGTCCTGCTGCTTGGCTTCTGGGCCATGGGCTATATCTTCCAGCGTCAGCGTACCCCGCTCCGGTCGATGGGATTGATTCGCCGGCCTACTGCCCTTCAGGAGTTTGGAATAGGGGCAGCATTTGGATGGGGAGCAATGGTCGCCTGCGTCTTGCCAATTGCATTGCTGGGCGGCATGACCATTACCTTCTGGACCGGGCCGAGGCAGTTCGGGCTGCTCTTCTTGGACCTGGCGACCCTGCTCGTCGCGGCGCTGGCCGAGGAGGTCGCTTTTCGAGGGTATCCATTTCAGCGGCTGATTGAGGCCATGGGCCCGGTGATGGCTACGATGGTAGTCTCGGTCATCTTCGCCGCGGTCCACCTCTCCAATCCGGATGCGACCTTTGCCAGCACCCTCACTACAGCGCTAGCTGGATGGCTGCTGAGTCTGGCCTATCTTCGCACCCGCGCCCTCTGGCTGCCCTGGGGCCTGCATTTTGCCTGGAACGCCAGCATGGGCATCTTGTTTGGGCTTCCGGTTTCAGGTCTCCGCATTTTCTCTCCGGTGATTTCTACAAACGCGCACGGTCCGTTTTGGCTGACCGGCGATGGATACGGACCCGAGGGCAGCTTGATCACGGTCATCGTCCTGCTCATATCGGTCGGTGCGCTGATGGCCGTCACCAAAAGCTACGCCTATCAATACGCTCAGCCGGTCATTGTGCCTGGCGGCATTCCGGTTGACATCGATGCAGCGATGAAGCGGCAGCATGAAGAGGCAATGGCGACTCCCGCCGAAGTGGCGACTCCCAGGCTGGTGCAGATTCTGCCGGCATCCTCGCCGACCCACCCAGCAGTCGTCGAACCCGGCAGCGAATCGATTCTGGAAGGAAGATCTTATCCAGAAGAAGAACCCCAGCGGGGCGCGGTCGGAGAATGA